One stretch of Lysobacter sp. KIS68-7 DNA includes these proteins:
- a CDS encoding HAD family hydrolase, giving the protein MEDASIRLVGFDGDDTLWRSEDYYRGAQGDFERIVGHYVDLHDARVHERLYAVEKRNLASFGYGVKGMVLSMIEAAVEITDGRITAHDLHRIVAMGKTLLQHPVELLPGIREAVEAIGQHHDIVLITKGDLFHQEAKVKQSGLADLFRRIEIVSEKDAPTYARVLREFDLAPSQFAMIGNSLRSDIAPVLELGGWGVYMPYHVTWAHEAEADVAHDAPRLRKVDDAAGLPAAVADIVRAAASMNGS; this is encoded by the coding sequence ATGGAAGACGCCTCCATCCGCCTCGTCGGCTTCGACGGCGACGACACCCTCTGGCGCAGCGAAGACTATTACCGCGGCGCGCAAGGCGACTTCGAACGCATCGTCGGCCATTACGTCGACCTCCACGACGCACGCGTGCACGAGCGCCTGTACGCAGTGGAGAAGCGCAACCTCGCTTCGTTCGGCTACGGCGTCAAAGGCATGGTGCTGTCGATGATCGAAGCCGCGGTGGAGATCACCGACGGTCGCATCACCGCACACGACCTGCATCGCATCGTCGCGATGGGCAAGACCTTGTTGCAGCACCCGGTGGAGTTGCTGCCCGGCATCCGCGAAGCAGTGGAAGCGATCGGCCAACACCACGACATCGTGCTGATCACCAAGGGCGACCTGTTCCACCAGGAAGCGAAGGTGAAGCAGTCGGGCCTGGCGGATCTGTTCCGCCGCATCGAGATCGTGAGCGAGAAGGATGCGCCGACCTATGCGCGCGTGCTGCGCGAGTTCGACCTGGCGCCTTCGCAGTTCGCGATGATCGGCAACTCCCTGCGCAGCGACATCGCGCCCGTGCTCGAACTGGGCGGGTGGGGCGTGTACATGCCCTACCACGTGACCTGGGCGCACGAAGCCGAGGCCGACGTGGCGCACGATGCGCCGCGCCTTCGCAAGGTCGACGATGCCGCGGGACTCCCCGCCGCGGTGGCCGACATCGTGCGCGCCGCCGCTTCGATGAACGGGAGCTAG
- a CDS encoding CPXCG motif-containing cysteine-rich protein, giving the protein MLPSTDIACPYCGEVITILLDVPFDEGGPVEQHYIEDCQVCCRPISIAVSFDVDGDPIVTASAEDDAT; this is encoded by the coding sequence ATGCTGCCGAGCACCGACATCGCGTGTCCGTACTGCGGGGAGGTCATCACGATCCTCCTCGACGTGCCGTTCGACGAGGGCGGCCCCGTCGAACAGCACTACATCGAAGACTGCCAGGTGTGTTGCCGGCCCATCTCGATCGCCGTGAGCTTCGACGTCGACGGCGATCCCATCGTCACCGCCTCCGCGGAAGACGACGCCACTTGA
- a CDS encoding DUF1993 domain-containing protein, translated as MVHSMHQFSVPVFVRALRNLRGVLQIGEKFIVEKGIAPEVMLATRLMPDMLPLVRQVQIATDMAKNCCARLTATEPMPFPDDEKTFEDLYARIDRCIDYIEGFAADQFEDAASRAISFKTRAGDLNFDGFGYLTSFVLPNLFFHASIAYAILREAGAPLGKNDFLGGAGR; from the coding sequence ATGGTCCATTCGATGCATCAGTTTTCCGTGCCCGTGTTCGTGCGCGCGCTGCGCAACCTGCGCGGCGTCCTGCAGATCGGCGAGAAGTTCATCGTGGAGAAAGGCATCGCACCCGAGGTGATGCTCGCCACGCGGCTGATGCCGGACATGCTGCCGCTCGTGCGCCAAGTGCAGATCGCCACGGACATGGCGAAGAATTGCTGCGCGCGACTCACCGCGACCGAGCCCATGCCCTTCCCCGACGACGAGAAGACGTTCGAGGACCTGTACGCCCGCATCGATCGCTGCATCGACTACATCGAAGGCTTCGCGGCGGATCAGTTCGAAGACGCGGCCTCGCGCGCGATCTCGTTCAAGACCCGCGCCGGCGATCTGAACTTCGACGGCTTCGGCTACCTGACGAGCTTCGTGCTGCCGAACCTGTTCTTCCACGCCTCGATCGCCTACGCGATCCTGCGCGAAGCGGGCGCGCCGCTAGGCAAGAACGACTTCCTGGGCGGCGCCGGCCGCTGA
- a CDS encoding EAL domain-containing protein → MTAKFGGSVSTLPGEDAVLAGALLRARSPAEAVAAWFEAHPHWQARGACVLWSTRWPRDIATWPEGVADARILAEANIALAHHRVGGDDVHPRVLHDDGESVVAIVHCPGDDAPHPAVGVRLAELLDRQRMEESVSRLEQAEKLQRSLYAIADMAGSDLDMPDMLRGLHRIVSDLMYAENFYIAMHDRERDTLRFLYFADVVDEELNLTAGMEIPLARIEQGLTWYLTRDKRPLMGVTEELREQVSGPLQIHGADSSDWLGVPMLRDGEVKGVVVVQSYTGERCYTTAEMSLLAFVAEHILTALERKRGRAELEQHVVERTQQLQVANQSLRHEIAERKRSERLQAALYRIAALASLDESSESFYRHVHTIVGELIDAKNFYIALLSEDGATVSFPYAADEHEHDWDARTYSRGLTEHVLATQKPQLITRAAAQAMVDAGEADAFIMGAPTQVWLGAPLLSTEGAIGVVAVQSYEDTNAYTERDAELLTFVSYQIGSSLQRRRAAELLRQANAELEHRVEARTLELREQIAVREQIEAQLQHQVMHDVLTGLPNRIYLRDRIERAVAGLRREGGHGFGLLYIDVDRFKVVNDSLGHSAGDVLLKQVAERLAACVREPDVVARLAGDEFILLLEHVQQPETASKVAQRVLRALQPAVSVAGRELQLSCSIGIAIAMPGRYANADAVLHDADVALYRAKEAGRNRFVLFDDAMHQSAMDVLDLEQALRDALLHDEFEPWFQPIVQLHDEAVVGYEALLRWHHPQRGVLNPGAFLKVAEDSGLIGAIDWRMFRLALESGRLLVDEGRYLTLNVSPRLFQHEDFAGRLLDLVGEIGFPADALRLEVTEGTLLGDPETVVRTLHRLREAGVEAALDDFGTGYSSLGHVHRFPLRMIKIDQSFVAPFAHGTAPRSSALVEAILALGNALGVEIVAEGIESEAQSAVLRSMGCLYGQGYHFARPQPAGHWLGQTNPGS, encoded by the coding sequence ATGACCGCGAAGTTCGGCGGATCCGTTTCGACCCTGCCCGGTGAGGACGCTGTCCTCGCCGGTGCGCTGCTGCGTGCGCGTTCGCCGGCCGAAGCCGTGGCGGCCTGGTTCGAGGCCCATCCCCATTGGCAGGCCCGCGGGGCCTGCGTGCTGTGGTCGACCCGCTGGCCCCGCGACATCGCGACGTGGCCCGAAGGCGTGGCGGACGCGCGCATCCTGGCGGAAGCCAACATCGCGCTCGCGCACCATCGCGTGGGCGGCGACGACGTGCACCCGCGCGTGCTGCACGACGATGGCGAAAGCGTCGTCGCGATCGTGCATTGCCCCGGCGACGATGCGCCGCATCCCGCGGTCGGCGTCCGCCTGGCCGAGCTGCTCGACCGCCAGCGCATGGAGGAAAGCGTCTCGCGCCTGGAGCAGGCGGAGAAGCTGCAGCGCTCGCTGTACGCCATCGCCGACATGGCCGGCTCCGACCTGGACATGCCCGACATGCTGCGCGGGCTGCACCGCATCGTCTCCGACCTGATGTACGCGGAGAACTTCTACATCGCGATGCACGACCGCGAGCGCGACACGCTGCGCTTCCTGTACTTCGCCGACGTCGTGGACGAAGAGCTCAACCTGACGGCCGGCATGGAAATCCCGCTCGCGCGCATCGAGCAGGGCCTGACCTGGTACCTCACCCGCGACAAGCGCCCGTTGATGGGCGTGACCGAGGAACTGCGCGAACAGGTCTCCGGCCCGCTGCAGATCCACGGCGCCGACAGCAGCGACTGGCTGGGCGTGCCGATGCTGCGCGATGGCGAGGTCAAGGGCGTGGTGGTGGTGCAGAGCTACACGGGCGAGCGTTGCTATACGACCGCGGAGATGTCGCTGCTCGCCTTCGTGGCCGAGCACATCCTCACGGCTCTGGAGCGCAAGCGCGGACGCGCGGAGCTGGAGCAGCATGTCGTCGAGCGCACGCAGCAGTTGCAGGTGGCCAACCAGAGCCTGCGCCACGAGATCGCCGAACGTAAACGCAGCGAGCGCCTGCAGGCCGCCCTGTACCGCATCGCCGCGCTGGCCAGCCTGGACGAGTCGAGCGAGAGCTTCTACCGCCACGTGCATACGATCGTCGGCGAGCTGATCGACGCGAAGAACTTCTACATCGCGCTGCTCTCCGAGGACGGCGCCACCGTGTCCTTCCCTTACGCGGCCGACGAACACGAGCACGACTGGGACGCGCGCACCTACAGCCGCGGACTCACCGAACACGTGCTCGCCACGCAGAAGCCGCAACTGATCACCCGCGCGGCCGCACAGGCGATGGTCGATGCGGGCGAGGCCGATGCCTTCATCATGGGCGCCCCCACGCAGGTGTGGCTTGGCGCGCCCTTGCTGAGCACCGAAGGCGCGATCGGCGTGGTGGCCGTGCAAAGCTACGAAGACACCAACGCCTACACCGAACGCGACGCCGAACTGCTGACCTTCGTCTCCTACCAGATCGGCAGCTCGCTGCAGCGCCGGCGCGCGGCGGAGCTGCTGCGCCAGGCGAACGCCGAACTCGAGCATCGCGTGGAAGCGCGCACCCTCGAGCTGCGCGAGCAGATCGCCGTGCGCGAACAGATCGAAGCGCAACTGCAGCACCAGGTCATGCACGACGTGCTGACCGGCCTGCCCAACCGCATCTACCTGCGCGATCGCATCGAGCGCGCGGTGGCCGGGCTGCGCCGCGAAGGCGGCCATGGCTTCGGCCTGCTCTACATCGACGTCGACCGCTTCAAGGTGGTCAACGACAGCCTGGGCCACAGCGCGGGCGACGTCCTGCTCAAGCAGGTGGCCGAACGCCTGGCGGCCTGCGTGCGCGAGCCCGACGTGGTGGCGCGCCTTGCGGGCGACGAGTTCATCCTGCTGCTGGAGCACGTGCAGCAACCGGAGACCGCGTCCAAGGTGGCGCAACGCGTGCTGCGCGCGCTGCAGCCGGCGGTGAGCGTGGCCGGTCGCGAGCTGCAGCTGTCCTGCAGCATCGGCATCGCGATCGCGATGCCGGGTCGCTACGCCAACGCCGATGCCGTGCTGCACGATGCCGACGTCGCGCTGTACCGCGCGAAGGAAGCGGGCCGCAATCGTTTCGTGCTCTTCGACGATGCGATGCACCAGAGCGCCATGGACGTCCTGGATCTCGAGCAGGCCCTGCGCGATGCGTTGTTGCACGACGAGTTCGAACCCTGGTTCCAGCCCATCGTGCAGCTGCACGATGAAGCCGTGGTCGGCTACGAAGCGCTGCTGCGCTGGCACCATCCGCAACGCGGCGTGCTGAACCCGGGCGCTTTCCTGAAGGTGGCCGAGGACAGCGGACTGATCGGCGCGATCGACTGGCGCATGTTCCGCCTGGCGCTGGAGAGCGGGCGATTGCTGGTCGACGAAGGACGCTACCTCACGCTCAATGTTTCGCCGCGCCTGTTCCAGCACGAAGACTTCGCCGGCCGTTTGCTGGACCTGGTGGGCGAGATCGGATTCCCGGCCGATGCGCTGCGCCTGGAAGTCACCGAAGGCACGCTGCTCGGCGATCCGGAAACCGTGGTCCGCACGTTGCATCGCCTGCGCGAGGCGGGCGTGGAAGCGGCGCTGGACGATTTCGGCACGGGCTATTCCTCGCTCGGCCACGTGCATCGGTTCCCGCTGCGCATGATCAAGATCGACCAGAGCTTCGTCGCCCCCTTTGCGCACGGCACCGCGCCGCGCAGCTCGGCGCTGGTCGAGGCCATCCTGGCGCTGGGCAATGCGCTCGGCGTGGAGATCGTGGCCGAAGGCATCGAAAGCGAAGCGCAGTCCGCCGTATTGCGGAGCATGGGCTGCCTCTACGGGCAGGGCTACCACTTCGCGCGACCGCAGCCGGCCGGCCATTGGTTGGGACAGACAAACCCAGGATCGTGA
- a CDS encoding lytic transglycosylase domain-containing protein gives MHVRLALAGLLCLLPLGGAQARTVYECLRDNRLSLSTAPEPGSRCKPKRVNDRKAKVPNFWGDQGPVRGNVYAKNLNGVTVYSTRRMPGWKEVAEPYRLHAPRDSWAHEGLGELGTPRLDVFAAQFIAAAKKTGVEEAWLRAIAHAESDFNPRALSPKGAQGVMQLMPALSRAYGVTDPYSSAQSIDCAARHIRELMRLYKGDLALVAAAYNAGTGAVARYGGVPPYAETEDYVEKVQALYARYRSALKKPVPRNI, from the coding sequence ATGCACGTCCGCCTTGCCCTCGCCGGACTGCTTTGCCTGCTGCCGCTCGGCGGCGCGCAAGCGCGCACCGTGTACGAGTGCCTGCGCGACAACCGCCTGAGCCTGTCGACCGCGCCGGAGCCGGGTTCGCGCTGCAAGCCCAAGCGCGTCAACGACCGCAAGGCCAAGGTCCCGAACTTCTGGGGCGACCAAGGGCCCGTGCGCGGCAACGTCTACGCGAAGAACCTCAACGGCGTAACGGTCTACAGCACGCGCAGGATGCCCGGGTGGAAGGAAGTCGCCGAGCCGTATCGCCTGCACGCGCCGCGAGATTCATGGGCGCACGAAGGCCTCGGTGAACTCGGGACGCCGCGATTGGACGTGTTCGCCGCGCAGTTCATCGCGGCGGCGAAGAAAACCGGCGTGGAAGAGGCATGGCTGCGCGCGATCGCGCACGCGGAGAGCGACTTCAATCCGCGCGCACTCTCGCCGAAGGGTGCGCAGGGCGTGATGCAGCTGATGCCGGCGTTGTCGCGCGCGTATGGCGTGACCGACCCGTATTCCTCGGCGCAGTCCATCGATTGCGCCGCGCGCCATATCCGCGAATTGATGCGCCTGTACAAGGGCGACCTTGCGCTCGTCGCCGCCGCCTACAACGCGGGCACCGGTGCGGTGGCGCGTTACGGCGGGGTTCCGCCGTACGCGGAGACCGAGGATTACGTCGAGAAGGTGCAGGCGCTGTATGCGCGCTATCGCAGCGCGCTGAAGAAGCCGGTGCCGCGCAACATCTGA
- a CDS encoding DUF4034 domain-containing protein has protein sequence MDRRMRMGMCFGLALAWTTAGAAETPTPDIGGIDFEQRCLAQSDPAGTHWPREQVVARCALDRRPQHSLEDITQLAEFGEVATLEKDFAALLAAQYADPAQRDQLFAQFDVFDARDNARLAAELWIDAAPDSAFAHTAAGLRFVAAAWRVSNFADEQRTREMRYLAGKAREELERALALNPRLSPACKGLMHVAQMTGDAALQEKEVARCRDLDPASYRVLWAWAGTVMPQWGGRPKDWNDVADAAAAHEKDNPLLGVLRNTPAINRARIEGDARSLRAALDLAPDTDLMQALALRLQYEYPKDALAWSSQALRFAPLESRYRLARVRLRMAAGDLAGAGEDLDFALAHDDTDAQAWFLRGDLAQRTSRWDDARTAYRSAMLHDPLDAWPVLGLCQVALRAGDKAESDKCTQGLVTQWSTWADAWYLRAWWLARKGDRAKGDARQHFLETADLSDPVHRRYSASLSAPGKPPLVVPSQCERCAAR, from the coding sequence ATGGATCGCAGGATGCGCATGGGGATGTGCTTCGGGCTCGCGCTCGCCTGGACGACGGCGGGCGCGGCGGAGACACCGACGCCGGACATCGGTGGGATCGATTTCGAGCAGCGTTGCCTCGCACAATCCGATCCCGCCGGGACGCATTGGCCGCGGGAACAGGTCGTCGCGCGTTGCGCGCTCGATCGTCGTCCGCAACATTCCCTCGAGGACATCACGCAATTGGCCGAGTTCGGCGAGGTCGCCACGCTCGAGAAGGATTTCGCTGCGTTGCTGGCGGCGCAGTACGCAGATCCTGCGCAACGCGACCAGCTCTTCGCGCAATTCGATGTCTTCGACGCGCGCGACAATGCCCGCCTCGCCGCGGAGCTGTGGATCGATGCGGCACCCGACAGCGCCTTCGCGCACACCGCCGCGGGACTGCGGTTCGTCGCTGCGGCCTGGCGCGTGTCCAACTTCGCCGACGAGCAGCGCACCCGGGAGATGCGCTATCTCGCCGGCAAGGCTCGCGAGGAACTGGAACGCGCACTCGCGCTCAATCCCCGGCTCAGCCCCGCGTGCAAAGGCCTGATGCACGTCGCGCAGATGACGGGCGACGCGGCGCTGCAGGAGAAGGAAGTCGCGCGTTGCCGCGACCTCGATCCTGCGTCCTATCGCGTGCTCTGGGCCTGGGCAGGCACGGTGATGCCGCAATGGGGTGGTCGTCCGAAGGACTGGAACGACGTGGCCGATGCCGCGGCAGCGCACGAAAAGGACAATCCCTTGCTCGGCGTGTTGCGCAACACCCCCGCGATCAACCGTGCGCGGATCGAAGGCGATGCCAGGAGCCTGCGCGCGGCGCTGGATCTCGCACCCGACACGGATCTCATGCAGGCGCTCGCCTTGCGTCTTCAGTACGAGTATCCGAAAGACGCACTCGCGTGGTCGTCGCAGGCCCTGCGCTTCGCCCCGCTCGAATCGCGCTATCGCCTTGCGCGCGTACGACTGCGCATGGCGGCGGGAGATCTCGCGGGCGCGGGCGAAGACCTCGACTTCGCATTGGCGCACGACGACACGGATGCGCAAGCCTGGTTCCTGCGCGGTGACCTCGCGCAAAGGACTTCGCGCTGGGACGATGCACGCACGGCCTACCGCAGCGCCATGCTGCACGATCCGCTCGATGCGTGGCCCGTGCTGGGCCTGTGCCAGGTCGCGCTGCGTGCAGGGGACAAGGCGGAATCCGACAAGTGCACGCAGGGGCTCGTGACCCAATGGTCCACGTGGGCCGATGCGTGGTACCTGCGCGCCTGGTGGCTCGCACGCAAGGGCGATCGCGCCAAGGGCGATGCGCGCCAGCACTTCCTCGAAACGGCAGACCTGTCGGATCCGGTGCACCGCCGTTATTCCGCCAGCCTCTCCGCGCCGGGCAAGCCGCCGCTCGTGGTGCCCTCGCAATGCGAACGCTGCGCAGCCCGCTGA
- a CDS encoding lytic transglycosylase domain-containing protein — MRSTACLVVVLAATLSVPAHARTVYRCTRNGTVSLSTAPEPGSKCVARHFEDDPAKVPNLWGNLGVVKGTLYERQQDGRTVYGTRKLPGAVPVLAFTVQTPPGSPAHVGLGQLGPPQLKPYSAEFRAAAKRTGVEDAMLRAFAHAESGFDAKAVSSKGAQGVMQLMPEVAREYAVLDPFSPAQSIDGGARHLRQLVRRYNGDLELVAAAYNAGIGTVAQYNGIPPYRETIEYVAKVQALYDRYKQALEKPCKSRR, encoded by the coding sequence ATGCGTTCCACCGCCTGCCTGGTCGTCGTCCTCGCCGCCACGCTGAGCGTGCCCGCGCACGCGCGCACCGTCTATCGCTGCACGCGCAACGGCACCGTCAGCCTCTCCACGGCGCCGGAGCCCGGTTCGAAGTGCGTCGCCAGGCACTTCGAGGACGATCCGGCGAAAGTGCCGAATCTCTGGGGCAACCTGGGCGTGGTGAAGGGCACGCTGTACGAGCGCCAGCAGGACGGCAGGACGGTGTACGGCACGCGCAAGTTACCCGGCGCGGTCCCCGTGCTCGCCTTCACCGTGCAAACGCCGCCGGGCTCGCCTGCGCACGTGGGCCTCGGCCAACTGGGTCCTCCGCAACTGAAGCCGTATTCCGCGGAGTTCCGCGCCGCCGCGAAGCGCACCGGCGTGGAAGACGCGATGCTGCGCGCATTCGCGCACGCCGAAAGCGGCTTCGATGCCAAGGCGGTTTCGAGCAAGGGCGCGCAGGGCGTGATGCAGCTGATGCCCGAAGTCGCGCGCGAGTACGCGGTGCTCGATCCGTTCTCGCCCGCGCAGTCCATCGACGGCGGCGCGCGTCATCTCAGGCAACTGGTCCGCCGCTACAACGGCGACCTCGAACTCGTCGCCGCGGCCTACAACGCGGGCATCGGGACGGTGGCGCAGTACAACGGCATCCCGCCGTATCGTGAGACCATCGAGTACGTCGCGAAGGTGCAGGCCTTGTACGATCGCTACAAGCAGGCGCTGGAAAAGCCATGCAAGTCGCGCCGCTGA
- a CDS encoding proline iminopeptidase-family hydrolase produces the protein MRRFLFALMLLLSASAFAGETPTLQQYHDRAGHPDAWQGGVRMIPIHTPAGDFKVWTKRTGNNPRIKVLLLHGGPGATHEPFEVFDSFLPADGVEYYYYDQLGSYYSDQPDDPRLLTIDRFVDEVEQVRKALGLDKDNFYLYGHSWGGMLAIEYALKHQDHLKGLIISNMMSSIPAYNEYASKVLMPELGPEALAELKKLDAAKDYDNPRFEELLQPHYEHHVLRRSMAEWPEPVLRGFAKHLNKKVYVPMQGPSELGASGLLVDWDRTEDLKQITVPTLVIGARYDTMDPKFMEMMSKKLPHGEYLYLPNGSHCAYYDDQEAYFAGLLKFLHEVDDKAQ, from the coding sequence ATGCGCCGCTTCCTGTTCGCGTTGATGCTCCTGCTTTCCGCGTCGGCGTTCGCCGGCGAGACGCCGACCCTCCAGCAGTACCACGACCGCGCCGGGCACCCCGACGCGTGGCAGGGCGGCGTGCGCATGATCCCCATCCACACGCCGGCGGGCGACTTCAAGGTGTGGACCAAGCGCACGGGCAACAACCCGCGCATCAAGGTGTTGCTGCTGCATGGCGGCCCGGGTGCGACGCACGAGCCCTTCGAGGTGTTCGATTCCTTCCTGCCTGCCGACGGCGTGGAGTACTACTACTACGACCAGCTCGGCTCGTATTACAGCGACCAGCCCGACGATCCGCGCCTGCTCACGATCGACCGCTTCGTCGATGAAGTGGAGCAGGTGCGCAAGGCGCTCGGCCTGGACAAGGACAACTTCTACCTCTACGGGCATTCGTGGGGCGGCATGCTCGCCATCGAATACGCGCTCAAGCACCAGGATCACCTGAAGGGCCTGATCATCTCGAACATGATGTCCAGCATCCCCGCGTACAACGAATACGCGAGCAAGGTGCTGATGCCGGAGCTCGGCCCCGAGGCGCTCGCGGAACTGAAGAAGCTCGACGCGGCGAAGGACTACGACAACCCGCGTTTCGAAGAACTGCTGCAGCCGCATTACGAACACCATGTCCTGCGCCGTTCGATGGCCGAATGGCCGGAGCCCGTGCTGCGCGGCTTCGCCAAGCACCTCAACAAGAAGGTGTACGTGCCGATGCAGGGACCGAGCGAACTCGGCGCCAGCGGCCTCCTGGTGGACTGGGATCGCACGGAAGACCTGAAGCAGATCACCGTGCCCACGCTGGTCATCGGCGCGCGTTACGACACCATGGATCCGAAGTTCATGGAGATGATGAGCAAGAAGCTGCCGCACGGCGAATACCTCTACCTGCCGAACGGAAGCCACTGCGCCTACTACGACGACCAGGAGGCGTACTTCGCCGGGTTGTTGAAGTTCCTGCATGAAGTGGACGACAAGGCGCAGTAA
- a CDS encoding cold shock and DUF1294 domain-containing protein gives MRYVGRLTNWNDQKGYGFVEPNGGGDRAFVHVKAFGRLPRRPNEGDLISYKVERDAQRRANAVAVRFAIAPSRRAMPKASGVFPRKTVALVFALALGVAWWFAKVPAFVPVLYAATSLAAYSMYWRDKVSALRGEWRTPENTLHAMSLVGGWPGALVAQDVFRHKSSKRSFQLAFWATVVFNCAALYWLLKSL, from the coding sequence ATGCGCTACGTAGGACGCCTTACCAACTGGAACGACCAGAAGGGCTACGGCTTCGTCGAGCCCAATGGCGGCGGCGATCGCGCCTTCGTCCACGTCAAGGCGTTCGGACGGCTGCCGCGCAGGCCGAACGAAGGCGACCTGATCTCGTACAAGGTCGAGCGGGATGCGCAGCGGCGTGCCAATGCCGTGGCGGTGCGGTTCGCGATTGCGCCGTCGAGGCGGGCGATGCCGAAAGCCTCCGGCGTGTTCCCGCGCAAGACCGTGGCGCTCGTGTTCGCGCTGGCGCTGGGCGTGGCTTGGTGGTTCGCGAAGGTCCCGGCGTTCGTGCCCGTGCTCTATGCCGCCACGAGCCTGGCGGCGTATTCCATGTACTGGCGCGACAAGGTGTCGGCGCTGCGCGGCGAATGGCGCACGCCGGAGAACACGCTGCATGCGATGAGCCTGGTCGGCGGCTGGCCCGGCGCGTTGGTCGCGCAGGATGTGTTTCGCCACAAGTCGAGCAAGCGTTCCTTCCAGTTGGCGTTCTGGGCGACGGTCGTGTTCAACTGCGCCGCCTTGTACTGGCTGCTCAAATCGCTATGA